A single window of Halobacillus naozhouensis DNA harbors:
- the pcrA gene encoding DNA helicase PcrA: MTQAMNPLLKGLNEQQRNAVTHTEGPLLIMAGAGSGKTRVLTHRIAYLLGEKEVAPRNVLAITFTNKAAREMKERVEELVGPEGEKIWMSTFHSMCVRILRRDIDRIGYDRNFSILDSSDQLSVIKQVLKELNLDPKKWVPRAMLGAISNAKNELLTPEEYTRDAASIHEEKIAEVYKGYQKKLRKNQSLDFDDLIMQTLNLFDRLPEVLEYYQRRFQYIHVDEYQDTNHAQYQLVTQLSSRYQNLCVVGDSDQSIYRWRGADIKNILSFEKDYPSAQTIMLEQNYRSTELILNAANNVIGNNSGRKAKNLWTDNSGGNKIQYHEAGTEREEGLFVTDNIEDLVRSGRFQYKDISILYRTNAQSRTIEETFVKAGIPYQMVGGTKFYDRKEIKDMLAYLRLIANPNDDLSYQRVVNEPKRGVGKTSLEKLQRYAADHDISLYEASAEIDFVGVSAKAAKSIMNFYSMIRNWTQQQEFLSATDMVQEVIDKTGYEEMLRNEKSLEAQSRLENIEEFKSVTKNFEENSEDKTLVAFLTDLALIADIDQMNEDPTSDDTVTLMTLHSAKGLEFPVVFLIGMEENVFPHTRSLMDDEEMEEERRLAYVGITRAERQLFMTHAKMRTLYGRTNMNPISRFINEIPEDLVDGKEKQEELPFFNKRRESAAFSPQPPKHEPKRAAKKVEKGSSGGEKISWQPGDKASHKKWGEGTVVKVQGEGDAMELDIAFPAPTGIKRLLARFAPITKS, translated from the coding sequence ATGACGCAAGCAATGAATCCTCTCCTTAAAGGATTGAATGAACAGCAACGAAATGCGGTGACCCATACCGAGGGACCACTGCTGATTATGGCCGGAGCCGGAAGTGGAAAAACACGAGTCTTAACTCATCGTATCGCTTACTTACTGGGTGAGAAGGAGGTCGCTCCTCGTAATGTGCTGGCGATTACGTTTACCAATAAAGCAGCACGTGAGATGAAAGAACGTGTCGAGGAATTAGTTGGACCTGAAGGTGAAAAGATCTGGATGTCGACATTTCACTCCATGTGTGTGCGGATTCTAAGGAGAGATATTGATCGGATCGGGTATGACCGGAATTTCTCAATTCTCGACTCAAGTGACCAGCTCTCCGTGATTAAACAAGTGTTGAAGGAACTGAACCTTGATCCTAAAAAGTGGGTTCCGCGAGCCATGCTTGGAGCGATCAGTAATGCTAAAAATGAATTACTGACGCCCGAAGAGTACACCCGCGATGCAGCGAGCATCCATGAAGAAAAAATCGCAGAAGTATATAAAGGCTACCAGAAGAAGCTGCGCAAGAATCAGTCCCTCGATTTTGATGACTTAATCATGCAGACATTGAACTTATTTGATCGTCTCCCCGAAGTGCTCGAGTATTATCAGCGCCGCTTTCAATATATCCATGTCGATGAGTATCAGGATACGAACCATGCTCAGTATCAACTTGTTACGCAATTATCCAGCCGCTATCAGAACCTATGTGTAGTTGGGGATTCTGATCAATCGATTTATCGCTGGCGAGGGGCGGATATTAAAAACATTCTTTCGTTTGAAAAAGATTATCCAAGCGCCCAGACCATTATGCTTGAACAAAATTACCGCTCCACGGAGCTTATTTTGAATGCAGCCAACAATGTAATCGGCAATAACAGCGGGCGTAAAGCGAAGAATCTCTGGACAGATAATTCTGGCGGGAACAAGATTCAGTATCATGAGGCTGGAACGGAGCGCGAGGAAGGATTATTTGTAACCGACAACATTGAAGATCTAGTTCGCAGCGGCCGCTTTCAGTATAAAGATATTTCCATCTTGTACCGAACGAATGCTCAGTCCCGTACAATTGAAGAAACCTTCGTTAAAGCAGGAATTCCCTACCAAATGGTCGGCGGTACGAAGTTCTATGACCGTAAAGAGATTAAGGACATGCTTGCGTATTTACGATTAATTGCTAACCCGAATGATGATTTGAGCTATCAGCGTGTAGTTAATGAACCGAAGCGGGGAGTTGGAAAGACTAGTCTTGAGAAGCTGCAGAGATACGCTGCTGATCATGATATTTCTCTTTACGAAGCTTCAGCAGAAATCGACTTTGTAGGCGTTAGTGCAAAAGCAGCTAAATCGATTATGAACTTCTATTCGATGATTCGAAACTGGACACAGCAACAGGAATTTCTATCAGCGACCGATATGGTACAAGAAGTGATTGATAAGACAGGCTATGAAGAAATGCTTCGAAATGAAAAAAGCCTTGAAGCTCAAAGCCGTTTAGAGAACATTGAAGAATTTAAATCGGTCACGAAAAATTTTGAAGAAAATAGTGAAGATAAAACACTTGTAGCTTTCTTGACAGACCTGGCCCTGATTGCTGATATCGATCAAATGAATGAAGACCCGACGAGTGATGATACGGTGACTCTCATGACGCTTCACTCTGCGAAAGGGCTGGAATTTCCCGTTGTCTTTCTAATCGGAATGGAGGAGAACGTTTTTCCCCACACCCGCTCTCTTATGGACGATGAGGAGATGGAAGAAGAACGACGCCTTGCGTATGTAGGAATTACGCGTGCAGAACGTCAGCTGTTTATGACGCATGCTAAGATGCGCACACTATATGGCAGGACCAACATGAACCCAATCAGTCGTTTTATTAATGAGATACCAGAAGATCTCGTGGATGGAAAAGAAAAACAGGAAGAGTTGCCCTTTTTCAATAAAAGACGTGAATCAGCAGCTTTTTCTCCCCAGCCTCCTAAGCATGAACCAAAGCGGGCGGCGAAGAAGGTGGAGAAAGGTTCATCAGGCGGTGAAAAAATTTCCTGGCAGCCAGGGGATAAAGCAAGCCACAAGAAATGGGGCGAAGGAACGGTCGTTAAAGTCCAAGGAGAAGGTGACGCCATGGAGCTTGATATTGCTTTTCCGGCTCCAACGGGGATCAAACGTCTCCTGGCTCGATTTGCACCGATAACGAAATCGTAA
- a CDS encoding DUF3048 domain-containing protein, which produces MKNIVWFMAAAVFMLLLTACANPAEDENKQENQDKKENSVEETEQPKGTSNENIYPLTGEPANDSVDHRVLSVMVNNHTNARPQTGLSRADIVYEVLAEGQITRLLALFHSDVPDVIGPVRSARPYYFKLASGYDALYVYHGAATFINEMVHASGIDFANGSLYDNDGKLFKRSTDRRAPHNSYLLTSGVADLLAKKGYESTKEVEPLPFADKPSSEGQSAQQVQVVYDEQETVTYTYDSASKQYKRSSDGEPTVEKETGERITVDNIFIVKTEHQVVDNAGRREIDLSSGGEGYLVQRGQIIEVEWKNHNGRILPFKDGEPVSFVPGQTWVNIVPDRSGIVTAE; this is translated from the coding sequence ATGAAGAATATCGTATGGTTTATGGCAGCTGCCGTATTTATGTTGCTTCTGACTGCTTGTGCAAACCCAGCAGAAGATGAAAATAAGCAGGAGAATCAAGACAAGAAGGAGAATTCTGTAGAGGAGACTGAACAACCAAAAGGGACGAGCAATGAGAACATCTATCCGTTAACTGGGGAACCGGCTAATGATTCAGTGGATCATCGTGTGCTTTCCGTGATGGTAAATAACCATACAAATGCTCGTCCGCAGACGGGTTTAAGTCGTGCAGATATCGTGTACGAAGTATTGGCGGAAGGACAGATCACAAGGCTTCTTGCCTTATTTCATAGTGATGTTCCCGATGTCATTGGTCCGGTGAGAAGTGCGCGTCCGTATTACTTTAAATTAGCTTCTGGGTATGATGCCCTGTACGTCTATCACGGTGCTGCAACATTTATAAACGAAATGGTTCATGCCAGCGGGATTGATTTTGCCAATGGATCCTTATACGATAATGATGGGAAACTATTTAAACGCTCCACAGATCGGCGGGCACCACACAATTCGTATCTCTTAACTTCAGGTGTAGCAGATCTATTAGCCAAAAAGGGATATGAGTCAACTAAAGAAGTAGAACCTCTTCCATTTGCGGATAAGCCATCCAGTGAGGGGCAATCAGCGCAGCAGGTCCAAGTGGTTTATGATGAACAAGAAACAGTAACGTATACGTATGACAGCGCTAGTAAGCAATACAAACGTTCAAGCGATGGAGAACCGACAGTCGAGAAAGAGACGGGTGAACGTATCACCGTTGATAATATCTTTATTGTCAAAACCGAGCACCAGGTGGTTGATAATGCCGGACGCCGTGAAATTGATTTAAGTTCAGGCGGTGAAGGTTATTTAGTACAAAGAGGGCAAATCATAGAGGTAGAATGGAAGAATCACAATGGTAGAATTTTACCTTTTAAAGATGGAGAACCTGTCAGTTTCGTTCCTGGTCAAACATGGGTGAATATAGTTCCAGATCGATCGGGAATCGTCACTGCTGAATAA
- the purD gene encoding phosphoribosylamine--glycine ligase, with amino-acid sequence MNVLVIGRGGREHSLIQKFAESPQVEQIFVAPGNAGMEKQATRLPIQETDQDELVAFAKENQINLTIVGPENPLLDGLVDRFMEADLQVFGPTKDAALIEGSKHFAKQLMKKYDIPTADYQAFTDASQAKEYIHEHGAPIVVKADGLAAGKGVVVAETVETACEAVDDMLLAGQFGEASREIVVEEFLQGTEFSLMAFVKGKQVYPMVTAQDHKRAFDGDQGPNTGGMGAFAPATHIPWDDYDYAVESILQRTASALAAEGRSFTGILYAGLIQTPAGPKVIEFNARFGDPETQVVMPLLANDLAQVITDVLEDKDPNLTWFEQACAGVVVASAGYPGDYQKGVRLPQWSEQGVFSTHAGTENDGDGYITSGGRVLLVGAVAPVLETALTSVYQSLTCFDHHEGFFYRKDIGRSFETKS; translated from the coding sequence ATGAATGTCCTTGTGATTGGACGCGGAGGACGTGAGCATAGCCTCATCCAGAAGTTTGCAGAAAGCCCACAAGTTGAACAGATTTTCGTGGCTCCAGGAAATGCTGGTATGGAAAAACAAGCTACCCGTCTTCCCATTCAGGAAACGGATCAGGATGAACTCGTTGCATTCGCTAAGGAGAACCAGATTAACCTGACAATTGTCGGGCCGGAGAATCCGTTACTTGATGGTCTTGTCGATCGTTTTATGGAAGCTGATCTTCAAGTTTTTGGGCCGACGAAAGACGCTGCGTTAATTGAGGGCAGTAAGCATTTTGCTAAGCAGCTTATGAAAAAGTACGACATTCCGACTGCTGATTATCAAGCGTTTACTGATGCAAGCCAGGCAAAGGAGTATATTCATGAACATGGCGCTCCAATTGTGGTTAAAGCAGATGGCCTCGCCGCTGGAAAAGGCGTGGTGGTTGCTGAGACAGTGGAAACGGCATGTGAAGCCGTCGATGATATGTTGCTTGCTGGACAATTCGGCGAGGCGAGCCGAGAAATTGTCGTAGAAGAGTTTCTGCAAGGTACAGAGTTTTCCTTGATGGCCTTTGTAAAAGGGAAACAGGTTTATCCTATGGTAACAGCTCAAGATCATAAGCGGGCTTTTGATGGAGATCAAGGCCCTAATACTGGAGGGATGGGCGCCTTCGCTCCTGCTACTCATATCCCTTGGGATGATTATGATTATGCAGTAGAGTCGATCCTGCAAAGAACAGCCTCAGCCCTGGCAGCGGAAGGACGCTCTTTTACCGGGATTTTATACGCTGGACTTATCCAGACACCTGCGGGTCCAAAGGTGATCGAGTTCAATGCACGATTTGGAGATCCAGAAACCCAGGTGGTTATGCCGCTTCTTGCTAATGATCTCGCCCAAGTCATCACCGATGTACTGGAAGATAAAGATCCAAACTTAACATGGTTTGAGCAAGCATGTGCCGGGGTGGTTGTAGCCTCTGCAGGTTATCCAGGAGATTATCAAAAAGGTGTCCGCTTACCACAATGGTCTGAGCAAGGTGTTTTCTCTACTCATGCTGGTACGGAGAACGATGGTGACGGGTATATAACAAGTGGAGGCAGAGTCCTGCTTGTAGGGGCTGTGGCTCCAGTTCTTGAAACGGCCCTGACGTCTGTTTATCAGTCGTTAACCTGTTTTGATCACCATGAAGGGTTCTTTTATCGGAAAGATATCGGAAGATCGTTCGAAACCAAGTCGTAA
- a CDS encoding adenine deaminase C-terminal domain-containing protein, which yields MNEQRFRWRNRQLREHVAVVEGKLAPTKLIKNTTYLNVFVKKWMTGHIWIYEDRIIYSGPELPPLTDGTDVIDGEDSYVVPGYVEPHVHPFQLYNPHSLAEHAVRTGTTTLINDNLMWLFLTDKKKAFSLLEDCAKLSASIFWWARFDSQSALQDDDRENFNSQVLSWLKHDAVIQGGELTAWPDVLHGGDDQMLHWMQEAKRSRKPLEGHLPGASWKTLVKMKLLGLDSEHESMTADEVIERLTHGYQTGVRYSSIRPDLPGILQGLLEKELTTFDKLMYTTDGSTPGFLKDGLINVCIKIAIEAGLPAIDAYLMGSYYPARHFGIENRVGSLAPGRVAHLNFLSDPNDPTPHSVLAKGEWVKRDHRDVESDSEVSWQRNGVTPLDIDWELTDDDLQFSMPIGMEMVNEVIMKPYAIDSDASVARLPTESKEAFLTLLDREGKWHVNTLLKGFTDSLGGLVSSYSNTGDFILIGNSREDTKLAFERMKELGGGIVLADQGEIVYELPLPLGGMMSDLSMSSLIEEEHRLREHLNFYGYAFGDPVYTLLFLSAMHLPFIRITPQGIMDVKKKEVLYPAMMR from the coding sequence GTGAATGAACAACGCTTCCGTTGGCGGAATAGACAGCTTCGTGAACACGTAGCTGTTGTGGAAGGAAAACTCGCGCCGACCAAACTAATCAAAAATACAACCTACTTAAATGTCTTCGTAAAGAAATGGATGACCGGTCATATCTGGATCTATGAGGATCGGATTATCTATTCAGGTCCAGAGCTTCCCCCTCTGACGGATGGAACGGATGTCATTGACGGTGAGGACAGTTATGTTGTCCCAGGCTATGTTGAACCACATGTCCATCCTTTCCAGTTATATAATCCTCACAGTTTAGCTGAGCATGCTGTAAGGACAGGAACCACAACACTGATTAATGATAACTTGATGTGGCTTTTTTTAACGGACAAAAAGAAAGCGTTTTCTTTATTGGAAGACTGCGCTAAATTGTCCGCTTCTATATTTTGGTGGGCTCGATTTGATTCTCAATCAGCCTTGCAGGATGATGATCGCGAGAATTTCAATAGTCAGGTGTTGTCCTGGCTCAAACATGATGCTGTGATACAAGGTGGAGAATTGACAGCCTGGCCAGACGTTCTTCATGGCGGTGATGATCAGATGCTTCACTGGATGCAGGAAGCGAAGCGATCACGCAAGCCGCTGGAAGGGCATTTACCTGGAGCTTCATGGAAAACCCTAGTAAAAATGAAACTGCTGGGACTTGATTCAGAACATGAGTCAATGACAGCAGATGAAGTGATAGAACGACTGACACACGGGTATCAAACGGGCGTGCGCTATTCATCAATTCGTCCGGATTTACCCGGCATATTGCAAGGGCTTCTTGAAAAAGAATTAACGACTTTTGATAAATTAATGTACACAACGGACGGGTCCACACCTGGCTTTTTAAAGGATGGACTGATCAATGTTTGTATAAAGATTGCCATTGAAGCAGGACTGCCTGCTATTGATGCCTACTTGATGGGATCCTATTACCCTGCTCGTCACTTCGGTATAGAAAACCGAGTAGGCAGTCTTGCTCCAGGGCGTGTTGCCCACTTGAACTTTCTATCAGATCCTAATGACCCAACCCCGCATTCTGTATTAGCAAAAGGAGAATGGGTAAAACGTGATCATAGAGACGTAGAATCCGATTCAGAAGTGAGCTGGCAAAGAAATGGAGTAACTCCACTGGATATTGACTGGGAACTGACTGATGATGATCTTCAATTTTCGATGCCGATCGGTATGGAAATGGTAAACGAGGTTATCATGAAGCCTTACGCCATCGATAGTGATGCGTCAGTAGCCCGTCTGCCAACCGAATCGAAAGAAGCATTTCTGACGCTGCTTGATCGTGAAGGGAAATGGCATGTCAATACACTGTTAAAAGGGTTTACCGATTCACTAGGCGGACTTGTCAGCTCATATTCTAATACAGGTGACTTTATTTTAATAGGGAATTCAAGAGAGGATACAAAACTGGCCTTTGAACGCATGAAAGAATTAGGTGGCGGTATTGTCCTGGCTGACCAGGGGGAAATAGTCTATGAGCTTCCGCTGCCTCTTGGCGGAATGATGTCTGATCTATCGATGTCATCTTTAATAGAGGAAGAGCATAGACTAAGAGAGCACCTCAACTTTTATGGTTACGCCTTCGGGGATCCTGTGTATACACTGCTCTTTCTATCAGCCATGCATCTTCCTTTTATTAGAATAACTCCTCAGGGGATAATGGATGTGAAGAAGAAAGAGGTACTCTATCCTGCGATGATGCGTTAA
- a CDS encoding heptaprenylglyceryl phosphate synthase — MDKGYGGICTVYNNVKEWNHVFKLDPNKHLSDSDLNLVGRSGTDAVIIGGTDGVTYDNVTALLMRMQAFELPCLLEVSALEAISPEFDGYLIPMVMNSREKRYMLDVQHEAVKQYGDFIEWNDMFVEGYCVMNEQAKVFQAANCTLPDYEDVIAYARMAEHMFHLPVFYIEYSGRFGDVNLVREIAEQLDKTLLFYGGGIRSEADARQMKPYADVIVVGDIIYENIQAALETVQACKK, encoded by the coding sequence ATGGATAAAGGTTATGGAGGAATTTGTACGGTGTACAATAACGTGAAAGAATGGAACCATGTTTTTAAACTAGACCCGAATAAGCACCTGTCTGACAGCGACCTTAACCTGGTAGGGCGATCGGGGACAGATGCTGTTATTATAGGAGGAACCGATGGCGTTACTTATGACAATGTGACAGCTTTGCTCATGAGAATGCAAGCCTTTGAGCTGCCATGTTTGCTTGAGGTTTCAGCTCTTGAAGCAATTTCTCCAGAATTTGATGGCTACTTGATACCAATGGTAATGAACAGCCGGGAGAAACGCTATATGCTTGATGTACAGCATGAAGCAGTCAAACAATACGGTGACTTTATCGAATGGAATGACATGTTTGTCGAAGGATATTGTGTGATGAATGAACAGGCGAAAGTTTTTCAGGCAGCGAACTGTACGTTGCCGGACTATGAAGATGTGATTGCTTATGCGCGAATGGCTGAGCACATGTTTCACCTGCCTGTTTTTTATATTGAATACAGCGGACGATTTGGGGATGTGAACCTCGTACGTGAGATAGCAGAACAACTTGATAAGACGCTGCTGTTTTATGGTGGGGGAATTCGTTCTGAAGCTGACGCAAGACAAATGAAACCATACGCGGACGTGATTGTCGTTGGTGATATTATATATGAAAATATTCAGGCTGCCCTTGAAACGGTACAGGCTTGCAAAAAATAA
- a CDS encoding YerC/YecD family TrpR-related protein, with protein MQIDKLRGKTLDQLFEAILSLKDVEECYEFFDDLATMNEVQSLAQRLEVARMLREGFTYHKIETETGASTATISRVKRCLNYGNDAYTKALDRVQANQTK; from the coding sequence GTGCAAATTGATAAACTACGCGGCAAAACACTTGATCAGCTTTTCGAAGCGATTCTATCGCTGAAGGATGTAGAGGAATGCTATGAATTCTTCGATGACTTAGCGACAATGAATGAAGTTCAGTCTTTAGCACAGCGTCTAGAAGTAGCACGCATGCTGAGAGAAGGCTTTACGTATCATAAAATTGAAACCGAAACAGGGGCTTCAACGGCAACCATCTCACGTGTGAAACGATGCTTAAATTATGGAAATGACGCTTATACGAAAGCATTGGATCGTGTTCAGGCAAATCAAACTAAATAA